In one Chryseobacterium camelliae genomic region, the following are encoded:
- a CDS encoding protein O-mannosyl-transferase family, translating to MKNWTFRQWNTLLGWVIFVIAFFTYLSTIEPNFSFWDCGEYISSAVKLEVTHAPGAALFQIVGAVAAIFAFGNGENYSIVINGMSALFSAFTILFLFWTITHFVRRLLNKDFEEITKHQEISILFAGMVGALCFTFSDTFWFSAVEGEVYSMASMFIALLVWLITKWENEYKDAASERWIILIFFILGLSVGVHMMCMLAIPAVCLVYYARNYQFTWKNFIWANLITLGILIIVFKIIFPLIMTMFGRLEIFFVNGLGLPFHSGTIAAFVLMVAICYFLIKYARKAKRNVFQTIALSVVYMIIGFSCWMVIPIRANANPPMNLNDPDTAIGMLDYYNREQYGDWPTFYGQNYTAFLDAKGIEKNEDGSFKTVKTGDIYEKDEKTGTYRKTGDRFNYVFNKSHVSLMPRMFNEDKSVMSNYISMYGAPDFTFNYDNEDIADDPQAKQIFEELRAKYEDGSITASDYLKVKPYDLINVQKPSLAQNMDYFITFQNGYYFARYLMWNFVGRQNDLEGSSENTRGNWISGISFIDDAMWGNQEAMPAKFKNESTVKFFFLPLILGLIGFFFQLNRDFGRFYALLSLFILTSVGIIFYTGVKPFEPRERDYAMVGSFYAFAIWIGMGAGAILWFLQSKVKSNAANIIAGVVLLGVPFMMGFQNYNVHNRHNRYTSYDYGYSILKSLPKNDILFVYGDNDTYPVWAIQETERFRDDVKVVNFTLASTPWNLDQVKRRTYNAAGIPGELKHDDYRDGVNDQIYLMKKEDWEGVFSMLKEQGAPETEFQAFRKYLTQDSMTVKEAINFIKTKSPEKDELLKMYFGEDKYEKYNILPVTKFIIPVNKVNAVKSGIINAADLPNAANQIMVDYKANTLYKSNLMMLDLFANYDWSRPISFSSGGIYDSENIFYLDEYLQFDGFSYRLIPIHTPQTPDGELGRVDGNSLYNVVKNYRWGNFKDLNTHFDETATSNIMSYRSSASRAAAALALSGQKSKALEMLDLASKEIPAEKYNDPRSLSSMVYGYIVSGQEQKALKLADVLKKGIFEEYEYYMKLNPKDQRLIGREMRSKPMEYSLVVSAVTDAYRKIGQKEKAYNYLVKSIEPIDNKLNRFVENLKEMGKEKAIHESEKVQKITPFYQYLFDVMEPYDSTYSKEKEEQITNAIIKATQ from the coding sequence ATGAAAAACTGGACTTTTAGGCAATGGAACACCCTTCTCGGATGGGTGATTTTTGTCATTGCATTTTTCACTTATCTTTCGACCATAGAGCCCAATTTTAGTTTTTGGGATTGTGGGGAATATATTTCTTCGGCAGTAAAGCTGGAAGTGACGCACGCACCGGGAGCAGCTTTGTTCCAGATTGTGGGGGCGGTTGCTGCGATTTTTGCTTTTGGAAATGGTGAAAATTATTCAATTGTTATTAATGGAATGTCTGCATTATTCAGTGCATTTACCATTCTGTTTTTGTTCTGGACGATCACTCATTTTGTGAGAAGACTTCTGAACAAAGATTTTGAAGAAATTACAAAGCATCAGGAAATATCTATCCTATTTGCAGGTATGGTAGGAGCTTTATGTTTTACTTTTTCAGATACGTTTTGGTTTTCGGCAGTAGAAGGTGAAGTATACTCTATGGCTTCCATGTTTATTGCTTTATTGGTTTGGTTGATTACTAAATGGGAAAATGAATATAAAGATGCGGCGAGTGAAAGATGGATCATTCTTATTTTCTTTATTTTAGGTCTTTCTGTAGGGGTGCATATGATGTGTATGCTGGCAATTCCTGCAGTTTGTTTAGTATATTACGCAAGAAACTATCAGTTTACCTGGAAGAATTTTATTTGGGCCAACTTGATTACTCTTGGGATTTTAATTATTGTTTTTAAAATTATTTTCCCATTGATCATGACCATGTTCGGAAGACTGGAAATTTTCTTTGTAAACGGATTAGGTCTTCCTTTCCATTCAGGAACTATTGCTGCATTTGTTTTAATGGTGGCGATTTGCTATTTTCTTATTAAATATGCCAGAAAAGCAAAGAGAAACGTATTTCAGACAATTGCATTATCTGTTGTATACATGATTATCGGTTTCTCTTGCTGGATGGTAATTCCTATCAGAGCCAATGCAAACCCGCCAATGAACCTTAATGATCCTGACACGGCAATTGGTATGCTGGATTATTATAACAGGGAGCAATACGGAGACTGGCCGACTTTCTACGGACAGAACTATACGGCGTTTTTAGATGCGAAAGGGATAGAAAAAAATGAAGACGGAAGCTTTAAAACAGTTAAAACAGGTGATATCTACGAAAAGGATGAAAAAACCGGAACGTATAGAAAAACAGGAGACAGATTCAACTATGTTTTCAATAAATCGCATGTAAGCTTAATGCCGAGAATGTTTAATGAGGATAAATCGGTGATGTCCAATTATATTTCTATGTATGGAGCACCGGATTTCACTTTCAATTATGATAATGAAGATATTGCTGATGATCCGCAGGCAAAACAGATTTTTGAGGAACTGAGAGCAAAATATGAAGACGGATCGATCACTGCATCAGATTATTTAAAAGTAAAGCCTTATGATCTGATCAATGTTCAAAAGCCTTCTCTTGCTCAGAATATGGATTATTTTATTACTTTCCAAAACGGATATTATTTTGCAAGATATTTGATGTGGAACTTTGTAGGTAGACAAAATGATTTGGAAGGAAGCAGCGAAAATACAAGAGGAAACTGGATTTCGGGGATTTCTTTTATAGATGATGCAATGTGGGGAAATCAGGAGGCAATGCCTGCAAAATTCAAAAATGAAAGTACGGTTAAGTTTTTCTTTTTACCATTAATTTTAGGTTTGATCGGGTTCTTCTTCCAGTTAAACAGAGATTTCGGAAGATTTTACGCATTGTTGTCTTTATTCATTTTAACAAGTGTCGGAATTATTTTCTACACCGGGGTAAAGCCATTTGAACCGAGAGAAAGAGATTATGCAATGGTAGGCTCGTTCTATGCATTTGCCATTTGGATAGGAATGGGAGCAGGTGCTATTCTATGGTTTTTACAATCTAAAGTAAAATCTAATGCTGCAAATATTATTGCAGGAGTTGTTTTATTAGGAGTTCCTTTTATGATGGGCTTCCAGAATTATAATGTACATAACAGACACAACAGATATACTTCTTATGATTATGGATATTCTATCTTAAAATCTTTACCGAAGAATGATATTTTATTTGTGTACGGAGACAATGATACCTATCCGGTTTGGGCGATTCAGGAGACTGAGAGATTCCGTGATGATGTGAAGGTGGTTAACTTTACCTTGGCATCCACTCCATGGAATTTGGATCAGGTGAAAAGAAGAACATACAATGCTGCAGGAATTCCGGGCGAGCTTAAGCATGACGATTATAGAGATGGGGTAAATGATCAAATTTACCTGATGAAGAAGGAAGATTGGGAAGGAGTTTTCTCAATGCTGAAAGAACAGGGAGCTCCGGAAACAGAATTCCAGGCATTCAGAAAATATCTTACTCAGGATTCGATGACGGTAAAAGAAGCAATTAATTTCATTAAAACGAAGTCGCCTGAAAAAGATGAGTTGCTGAAAATGTATTTCGGAGAAGATAAATATGAGAAATATAATATTCTTCCGGTAACCAAATTTATTATACCAGTAAATAAAGTAAATGCGGTAAAATCAGGAATTATTAACGCAGCAGATCTACCGAATGCAGCGAATCAAATTATGGTTGATTATAAAGCAAATACATTATATAAGAGCAATCTTATGATGTTGGATCTTTTTGCCAATTACGATTGGAGCAGACCGATTAGCTTCTCTTCCGGAGGTATCTATGACAGTGAAAATATTTTCTATCTTGATGAATATCTTCAGTTCGACGGATTCAGTTACAGATTAATTCCAATTCATACGCCTCAAACTCCGGACGGAGAATTGGGAAGAGTAGATGGAAACTCATTGTATAACGTAGTGAAAAACTACAGATGGGGTAACTTCAAAGATCTGAATACGCATTTTGACGAAACAGCTACTTCAAATATCATGAGCTACAGAAGTTCTGCAAGTAGAGCTGCTGCAGCACTGGCATTAAGCGGCCAAAAATCAAAAGCATTGGAAATGTTGGATCTTGCCTCAAAAGAAATTCCTGCAGAGAAATACAATGATCCGCGTTCATTAAGCTCTATGGTTTACGGATACATTGTTTCAGGTCAGGAACAGAAAGCCTTAAAGCTGGCCGATGTTCTTAAAAAAGGAATCTTTGAAGAATATGAGTATTATATGAAATTAAATCCGAAAGATCAAAGATTGATCGGAAGAGAGATGAGAAGCAAACCAATGGAATACTCATTAGTGGTTTCTGCGGTTACGGATGCTTACAGGAAAATAGGACAAAAAGAGAAAGCTTATAATTATCTTGTAAAATCAATCGAGCCTATTGACAATAAGCTTAACAGATTTGTAGAAAATCTTAAGGAAATGGGGAAAGAAAAAGCAATCCATGAATCTGAAAAAGTACAAAAGATAACTCCTTTCTACCAGTATTTATTTGATGTGATGGAACCGTATGATTCTACTTACTCTAAAGAAAAAGAAGAACAGATTACCAATGCAATTATAAAAGCAACACAATAA
- a CDS encoding DMT family transporter: protein MKLRGYVLGIISAISYGLLPIFILPVKHAHFSLDITLFYRFLFSALMIGGYLLYSKESFLLNKKELLIFTILGICYALSSEFLFLGYDYLTAGIASTVLFIYPVIVALIMFFFYKEKLTKLSIGSLFLVFAGVIVLCLKGNSLEINYTGLGIVMLSSIFYALYIVIVNKSKIQASGFKLSFYSMLLTSGFFMVKAMMGNESFIIPSVNTFFNFLIFAFLTTVISSLCLVFAIKDIGSTPAAILGALEPVVAVLISVSMFHEKFTFNLFLGIVLILVGVILNVIAESKKSI, encoded by the coding sequence ATGAAGCTGAGAGGTTATGTTTTGGGTATTATTTCTGCAATTTCTTACGGATTGCTTCCTATTTTTATTTTACCCGTTAAGCATGCTCATTTTTCTTTAGACATTACTTTATTCTATCGATTTCTGTTTTCAGCTTTAATGATTGGCGGCTATTTACTGTATTCCAAAGAAAGCTTTTTACTGAACAAAAAAGAACTCCTGATATTTACAATTCTTGGAATTTGTTATGCTCTTTCTTCAGAATTTTTATTTTTAGGATACGATTATCTTACAGCAGGAATAGCATCAACCGTTTTATTTATTTATCCGGTTATTGTAGCGCTCATTATGTTTTTCTTTTATAAAGAGAAATTAACAAAGCTTTCCATAGGGTCATTGTTCCTGGTATTTGCCGGAGTTATTGTACTTTGCTTAAAAGGAAATAGCCTGGAAATCAATTACACTGGTTTAGGAATTGTGATGCTCAGTTCAATATTCTATGCCTTATATATTGTCATCGTAAACAAATCCAAAATACAGGCTTCGGGATTTAAACTTTCATTTTATTCCATGTTGCTTACTTCCGGATTCTTTATGGTAAAAGCAATGATGGGGAATGAATCTTTTATCATCCCGTCAGTCAATACTTTTTTCAATTTTTTAATTTTTGCTTTCCTTACCACTGTCATTTCAAGTTTGTGTCTGGTCTTTGCCATTAAAGACATTGGCTCCACTCCTGCTGCAATTTTAGGAGCTTTGGAACCAGTGGTTGCTGTTCTGATTAGTGTTTCCATGTTTCATGAAAAATTTACTTTCAACCTTTTCTTAGGAATTGTTTTAATTCTGGTTGGAGTCATTCTGAACGTAATTGCCGAAAGTAAAAAATCAATTTAA
- the atpD gene encoding F0F1 ATP synthase subunit beta, with product MANQIKGKISQIIGPVIDVVFSDVEAVPAIYDALEITKENGEKVVLEVEQHIGEDTVRCIAMDATDGLKRGQDVIGYGNPIMMPIGEAVNGRLFNVVGDAIDGLQNISNEGGLPIHRPAPKFDQLSTSAEVLFTGIKVIDLVEPYAKGGKIGLFGGAGVGKTVLIQELINNIAKGHGGLSVFAGVGERTREGNDLLREMLESGIIKYGEDFMHSMENGGWDLSKVDLEAMKDSKAAFVFGQMNEPPGARARVALSGLTLAEYYRDGGESGQGRDVLFFVDNIFRFTQAGSEVSALLGRMPSAVGYQPTLASEMGAMQERITSTKNGSITSVQAVYVPADDLTDPAPATTFAHLDATTVLDRKIASLGIYPAVDPLASTSRILAPEVIGEDHYNCAQRVKEILQRYKALQDIIAILGMEELSEEDKSVVYRARKVQRFLSQPFHVAEQFTGIPGSLVDIKDTIKGFNMIMDGELDHLPEAAFNLKGTIEEAIEAGQKMLAENA from the coding sequence ATGGCAAACCAAATTAAAGGTAAAATTTCTCAAATTATTGGTCCGGTAATCGACGTTGTCTTCAGTGATGTGGAAGCAGTTCCAGCAATCTATGACGCGTTAGAAATTACAAAAGAAAACGGTGAAAAAGTAGTTTTAGAGGTAGAACAACATATTGGCGAAGATACAGTAAGATGTATCGCAATGGACGCTACTGACGGTCTTAAAAGAGGGCAAGACGTAATCGGATACGGAAATCCTATTATGATGCCAATCGGAGAGGCTGTAAACGGAAGACTATTCAACGTTGTTGGTGATGCTATCGACGGACTTCAAAATATTTCTAATGAAGGTGGTCTGCCAATTCACAGACCAGCTCCAAAATTTGATCAACTTTCAACTTCTGCAGAAGTTTTATTTACAGGTATTAAAGTAATCGACTTAGTTGAGCCTTACGCAAAAGGGGGTAAAATTGGTTTGTTCGGTGGTGCAGGTGTAGGTAAAACCGTATTGATCCAGGAGTTGATTAACAATATTGCAAAAGGACACGGAGGTCTTTCAGTTTTTGCCGGAGTAGGTGAAAGAACGAGAGAAGGAAATGACCTTTTGAGAGAGATGCTGGAATCTGGAATCATCAAGTATGGTGAAGATTTCATGCACTCTATGGAAAACGGAGGTTGGGATCTTTCTAAAGTAGATTTAGAAGCGATGAAAGATTCAAAAGCTGCATTCGTTTTCGGACAGATGAATGAGCCACCTGGTGCAAGAGCGAGAGTAGCACTTTCTGGTCTTACATTAGCTGAGTATTACAGAGACGGTGGAGAAAGCGGACAAGGTAGAGATGTACTTTTCTTCGTAGACAACATCTTCCGTTTTACACAGGCTGGTTCTGAGGTATCTGCACTTCTTGGTCGTATGCCATCTGCGGTAGGTTACCAACCAACGCTAGCTTCTGAAATGGGTGCGATGCAGGAAAGAATTACTTCAACTAAAAACGGTTCAATTACTTCAGTACAGGCGGTTTACGTACCTGCGGATGACTTAACTGACCCGGCTCCTGCAACTACGTTTGCTCACTTGGATGCAACTACGGTACTTGATAGAAAGATTGCTTCATTAGGTATTTACCCAGCGGTAGATCCATTGGCTTCTACTTCAAGAATCCTGGCTCCGGAAGTTATTGGTGAAGATCACTACAACTGTGCTCAAAGAGTAAAAGAAATTCTTCAAAGATACAAAGCGCTTCAAGATATCATCGCGATCCTTGGTATGGAAGAACTTTCTGAAGAAGATAAATCAGTAGTTTACCGTGCAAGAAAAGTTCAGAGATTCTTATCTCAGCCTTTCCACGTAGCTGAACAGTTTACAGGTATTCCGGGATCATTGGTAGATATCAAAGATACTATCAAAGGGTTCAACATGATTATGGATGGTGAATTGGATCACTTACCAGAAGCTGCCTTCAACTTGAAAGGAACTATTGAAGAAGCAATTGAAGCTGGACAAAAAATGTTAGCTGAAAACGCATAA
- a CDS encoding B12-binding domain-containing radical SAM protein — protein sequence MKDLLLITPPFTQLNTPYPATAYIKGFLNTKNISSYQVDLGIEVILALFSKDGIQKVFNKEIDLQNVPENSQRIFALRGEYTKTIDQVICFLQGKTPTLARQICSMNFLPEASRFNQLDDMEFAFGNMGLQDKAKHLATLYLEDLSDYIVENIDQDFGFSRYAERLGKSANSFDELYSKLSDNQTFIDHFTLKILQEKLELTQPKLVCFSIPFPGNLYSAFRCAKFIKENYPDIKIAMGGGFPNTELREVKDKRVFEFFDFITLDDGEVPLELVYENISLAEQSEESQYKRTFLIENQEVTYKNNSKRHDYRQSEIGTPDYTDLQLDKYISVIEIANPMHSLWSDGRWNKLTMAHGCYWGKCTFCDISLDYIKIYEPISAKILVDRMEELIRTTGETGFHFVDEAAPPALMREVALEILRRNLVVTWWTNIRFEKSFTRDLCFLLKLSGCVAVSGGLEVASDRLLKLIDKGISVEQVAQVTRNFTEAGIMIHAYLMYGYPTQTIQETVDSLEMVRQLFEMGILQSGFWHQFAMTAHSPVGLNPEEFGVTPIKQEILFANNDIDFTDKTGIDHGKFSFGLKKSLFNYMHGINFELPLQEWFDFKIPKTTVHPDHIHDCLLENNDFKFKGNSKVIFLTKNVIAENRVKTKKKYTYPYTQLTFHLKTNIVTVDLDQEKAEWLVKVFEENFIEHSKTITLQQLKISFEENFEDFELFWFSKPIQQLKENGVILSL from the coding sequence TTGAAAGATCTGCTTCTCATCACTCCGCCTTTTACCCAGCTCAATACTCCTTATCCGGCAACGGCTTATATCAAAGGATTTTTGAACACTAAAAATATTTCCAGTTATCAGGTTGATTTGGGAATAGAAGTCATTTTAGCTTTATTTTCAAAAGACGGAATTCAGAAAGTTTTCAATAAAGAGATTGATTTACAGAACGTTCCAGAAAACTCTCAACGAATTTTTGCATTAAGAGGAGAATATACAAAAACCATTGATCAGGTGATTTGTTTTTTACAAGGTAAGACTCCTACTTTGGCAAGACAAATCTGCTCCATGAATTTTCTTCCTGAAGCTTCCCGATTTAATCAGCTCGATGATATGGAATTTGCCTTCGGAAATATGGGGCTTCAGGATAAAGCTAAACATTTGGCAACCTTATACTTGGAAGATCTGTCCGATTATATTGTAGAAAATATTGATCAGGATTTCGGATTCAGCAGATATGCGGAAAGACTAGGAAAAAGTGCCAATTCTTTTGATGAATTATATTCAAAACTATCAGATAATCAAACATTTATTGATCATTTTACCTTAAAAATTCTTCAGGAAAAATTAGAATTAACTCAACCTAAATTAGTTTGTTTTTCCATTCCTTTCCCTGGAAATTTATATTCGGCTTTTCGATGTGCAAAGTTTATCAAAGAAAATTATCCTGATATAAAAATTGCAATGGGTGGAGGTTTTCCCAATACCGAATTGCGGGAAGTAAAAGACAAGCGTGTTTTTGAATTTTTTGATTTTATCACTTTAGACGATGGTGAGGTTCCTCTTGAATTAGTCTACGAAAATATTTCTCTTGCTGAACAAAGTGAAGAATCACAGTACAAGAGAACTTTTTTAATTGAAAACCAAGAAGTTACTTATAAAAACAATTCAAAACGACACGATTACAGGCAATCAGAAATAGGAACTCCCGATTATACTGATTTACAATTAGATAAATACATTTCCGTTATAGAAATCGCTAATCCGATGCACAGCTTATGGAGCGACGGAAGATGGAATAAACTAACGATGGCTCACGGCTGCTATTGGGGAAAATGTACTTTTTGTGATATTTCTTTAGATTACATAAAAATTTATGAACCTATTTCTGCAAAAATTTTAGTTGACAGAATGGAAGAACTGATCCGAACGACCGGGGAAACCGGTTTCCATTTTGTAGACGAAGCAGCTCCACCCGCTTTGATGAGAGAAGTTGCTTTAGAAATTTTACGAAGAAATCTGGTGGTAACTTGGTGGACCAATATTCGCTTTGAAAAAAGTTTTACCCGCGACTTATGTTTTTTATTAAAACTTTCCGGATGCGTTGCCGTTTCAGGAGGACTTGAAGTGGCGAGTGACAGATTGTTAAAATTAATTGACAAAGGAATCTCCGTAGAACAGGTCGCTCAAGTCACACGAAATTTTACCGAAGCAGGAATTATGATTCATGCTTATCTGATGTATGGCTACCCGACTCAGACCATTCAGGAAACAGTTGACTCTTTAGAGATGGTTCGCCAGTTATTTGAAATGGGAATTTTGCAAAGTGGATTCTGGCATCAGTTTGCCATGACCGCTCACTCACCTGTCGGGTTGAACCCTGAAGAATTTGGAGTCACTCCGATCAAGCAGGAAATTTTGTTTGCCAATAACGATATTGATTTTACAGACAAAACCGGAATCGATCATGGGAAATTTAGTTTCGGTTTAAAAAAATCATTGTTCAATTATATGCACGGAATTAATTTTGAACTTCCTCTACAGGAATGGTTTGATTTTAAAATTCCAAAAACTACCGTTCATCCTGATCATATTCATGATTGTCTGCTTGAAAATAATGATTTTAAATTCAAAGGAAATTCAAAAGTTATTTTTTTAACGAAAAACGTAATCGCTGAGAATCGCGTAAAAACAAAAAAGAAATATACATATCCGTACACGCAACTTACATTCCATTTAAAAACAAATATTGTAACTGTTGATTTGGACCAGGAAAAAGCAGAATGGCTGGTAAAAGTTTTTGAAGAAAACTTCATAGAACATTCAAAAACCATTACACTTCAGCAACTTAAGATCAGTTTTGAAGAAAATTTTGAAGATTTTGAACTATTTTGGTTCTCAAAACCCATCCAGCAATTAAAAGAAAATGGGGTAATTTTGAGTTTATAA
- a CDS encoding FoF1 ATP synthase subunit delta/epsilon, translating into MNIKILTPEYVVFEGEVNSVLLPGKNGEFHIMKNHAGIVSSLVGGKVKLYANSIDEAYAKNFTKENDKDSVFSYPIKSGVVEFNHDKGIILCE; encoded by the coding sequence ATGAATATAAAAATTTTAACACCAGAATACGTAGTTTTTGAAGGAGAAGTAAACTCAGTATTATTGCCTGGAAAAAATGGTGAATTCCACATCATGAAAAACCACGCAGGAATTGTTTCTTCTTTAGTTGGTGGTAAAGTAAAGTTATATGCTAATTCTATTGATGAAGCATATGCTAAAAATTTTACTAAAGAAAATGACAAAGATTCTGTTTTTTCTTACCCAATCAAAAGCGGTGTTGTAGAATTTAATCATGATAAAGGAATCATCCTTTGTGAATAA
- a CDS encoding PLP-dependent cysteine synthase family protein, with protein sequence MSNVYDNILGLIGNTPMVKLNTVTKDIPATVYAKLESYNPGHSTKDRIALHIIENAEKKGLLKEDSVVVETTSGNTGFSIAMVCIIKGYKCILAVSDKTKPEKIAYLKALGATVYICPANVPADDPRSYYEVAKRIASETPNSVYINQYFNELNIDAHYQTTGPEIWEQTEGKITHLFACTGTGGTLSGSAKFLKEKNPDIKVIGVDADGSILKSYHETGEIHKEDVHPYQIEGMGKNLIPSALLFDKIDEFVRVNDEMSAYRTREIALKEAIMGGYTTGAVTQALMQYAQSHDFAENDIVVLIYPDHGSRYITKVYSDKWMAEQGFVNNCVHNYDEVFKTEFIK encoded by the coding sequence ATGAGTAATGTTTACGATAATATCCTTGGCCTAATAGGAAATACTCCTATGGTGAAGCTAAATACTGTTACGAAAGATATTCCTGCAACCGTTTATGCCAAGTTAGAATCATATAATCCTGGACATTCCACTAAAGATAGAATTGCACTTCATATTATAGAAAATGCTGAGAAAAAAGGCTTATTGAAAGAAGATTCTGTAGTTGTAGAAACTACTTCCGGAAATACAGGTTTTTCTATTGCAATGGTTTGCATCATTAAAGGATATAAATGTATACTTGCTGTAAGTGATAAGACTAAGCCAGAAAAAATAGCTTATCTGAAAGCACTTGGAGCTACGGTTTACATATGTCCTGCCAATGTGCCTGCAGACGATCCAAGATCTTACTATGAAGTTGCGAAAAGAATCGCTTCAGAAACACCAAATTCAGTTTACATCAATCAATATTTTAACGAACTCAATATTGATGCCCACTACCAAACAACCGGACCTGAAATTTGGGAACAGACAGAAGGTAAGATCACTCATCTTTTTGCCTGCACTGGAACAGGTGGAACTTTATCAGGATCAGCTAAATTTTTAAAAGAAAAGAATCCTGATATCAAAGTGATCGGTGTAGATGCCGATGGTTCTATTCTTAAAAGCTATCATGAGACTGGTGAAATTCATAAAGAAGACGTTCATCCTTATCAGATTGAGGGAATGGGGAAAAATTTAATTCCTTCTGCCCTGCTTTTTGATAAAATTGATGAGTTTGTAAGAGTGAATGATGAAATGTCTGCTTACAGAACCCGCGAAATTGCTTTAAAAGAAGCGATTATGGGAGGGTACACTACGGGAGCGGTTACTCAGGCCTTGATGCAGTATGCACAATCTCATGACTTTGCTGAAAATGATATTGTTGTTCTCATATATCCGGATCATGGGTCAAGATACATTACCAAAGTGTACAGCGACAAATGGATGGCAGAACAAGGATTCGTTAACAACTGTGTTCATAATTATGATGAAGTGTTCAAAACTGAATTCATTAAATAA
- a CDS encoding aminotransferase class I/II-fold pyridoxal phosphate-dependent enzyme: MDIFERIKENPGPLGQFADYGEGYFIFPRLEGPIGPRMQFQGREVIFWSANDYLGMCNHPEVLEADAKAAAEFGMFYPMGARAMSGETEQHLQLERELADFVQKDSAYLLNFGYQGMVSTIDALVGRNDVIVYDVDSHACIVDGVRLHAGKRFTYKHNNIESLEKNLQRATKVAQETGGGILVITEGVFGMRGQQGKLKEICDLKSKYQFRLLVDDAHGFGTLGTTGAGAGEEQDCQDQIDVYFSTFAKSMAGFGAFLAGDKEIIRYLKFNLRSQIFAKSLTMPMVIGGLKRLELLRTRPEIKAKLWENVNKLQSGLKERGFNIGDTNTCVTPVMMQGTPVEATLLVKDLREKYGIFTSVVVYPVIPKGMILLRLIPTASHTDAEINETLAAFEAIHDKLVSGYYKEQEQKLLEEQGLSFKPI; encoded by the coding sequence TTGGATATTTTTGAAAGAATAAAAGAAAATCCAGGACCTCTTGGACAATTTGCAGACTACGGAGAAGGTTATTTCATTTTCCCTAGATTAGAAGGTCCTATCGGTCCTAGAATGCAGTTCCAAGGAAGAGAAGTAATTTTCTGGAGTGCAAACGATTACCTGGGAATGTGTAATCATCCGGAAGTGTTGGAAGCAGATGCAAAAGCGGCTGCAGAATTCGGAATGTTTTATCCGATGGGAGCTAGAGCAATGTCTGGAGAAACAGAACAACACTTACAGCTGGAAAGAGAATTAGCCGATTTCGTTCAAAAGGACTCTGCTTATCTATTAAATTTCGGTTACCAGGGAATGGTTTCTACCATCGATGCTTTGGTAGGAAGAAATGACGTAATTGTTTATGATGTTGATTCTCATGCTTGTATCGTAGATGGTGTAAGACTTCACGCTGGTAAGAGATTTACTTACAAGCACAATAATATTGAAAGTTTAGAGAAAAATCTTCAGAGAGCAACAAAAGTAGCTCAGGAAACAGGAGGAGGAATTCTTGTGATCACGGAAGGAGTTTTCGGGATGAGAGGACAGCAAGGTAAACTGAAAGAAATCTGTGACCTTAAATCTAAATATCAGTTCAGACTTTTAGTAGATGACGCTCATGGTTTCGGAACCCTTGGTACAACAGGAGCCGGAGCTGGAGAAGAACAAGACTGCCAGGATCAGATCGATGTTTATTTCTCAACTTTTGCCAAATCTATGGCTGGTTTCGGAGCTTTCCTTGCAGGAGACAAAGAAATCATCAGATACCTGAAATTTAACTTAAGATCTCAAATTTTTGCTAAATCTTTAACAATGCCAATGGTAATCGGAGGGTTGAAAAGATTAGAGCTATTGAGAACAAGACCTGAAATCAAAGCTAAACTTTGGGAAAACGTAAATAAATTACAAAGCGGTCTTAAAGAAAGAGGATTCAACATTGGAGATACCAACACTTGTGTAACTCCAGTGATGATGCAGGGAACTCCGGTAGAAGCTACTCTATTGGTAAAAGACTTGAGAGAGAAGTACGGAATCTTCACATCTGTAGTAGTTTACCCTGTAATACCTAAAGGAATGATTTTACTAAGATTAATTCCTACAGCATCTCATACAGATGCAGAAATCAACGAAACTCTTGCAGCGTTTGAAGCCATTCACGATAAATTAGTAAGTGGTTACTATAAAGAGCAGGAACAAAAATTATTAGAAGAACAAGGTTTGAGTTTCAAACCGATTTAA